The genomic DNA tattttataattattatattatattatatatattttttcaggtaaatgaattggctttttgaggggtTTAACATGCTCCAAACGTTAaccaaagtttgcagaaaattggtttgttttttatttctttatttgcttatttatattttagtttatgATCTTAGGTAAAAGTAACTTCCACGTTTTTGTAATTGCtatcaaagaaaaacatattttaatttttactgTTATCGTTTTATTTCCTAGATCCAGAAAACAATTCAGTTTGATTGTGACATTCACTTTCTGATCCACATGTCAACAAAAGGTGCTGATAGTGCGTCCTCTCGCTCTTTGCCAGccacaccacagaagaagaaggaactAGATATTTTGTTGATGGGTGTGTCAAACGGAGGACCGCCTTCATACACATAAGAGAATAGACTGTATAAGAGGCACTTGCTGGAGCTCAAGTAACAgctacagaagaagaaaacacaataggAAAACATATGAGCTCATATACAACAACAGCAACTTCCAAACTTAATTTGttcttatttcatttgtttgtccttCTTATTGTATTGGTGCTAGtagaagtttattttattattataataattgttgtattattttttcattattattattattattattatgttatatacacatattttcaGGTAAATGAATTGGCTCTTTGAGGGGTTTAACATGCTAAAATCGTTAACCaaagaaaatcatattttaatctttactgttattgttttgtttcctaGAGCCAGAAAACAATTCAGTTTGATTGTGTGTCCGCCAAGATGGTCGTCGGTGCCTTCCCCATCGCCAAGCTCCTCTACCTGGGAGTGAGGCAGATGAGCAAGCCGGTGGCGAACCGGATCAAAGCCGGAGCCCGGAGGAGCGAGTTCTTCAAAAGCTACATCTGCCTGCCGCCGGCCCAGAGTGAGTACCCGGGGGAAAAAACAGCAATAACATAATACATGGTTATACCACTtaaaattagattagattcaactttattgtcattgcacagtacaagtatttatacaacgaaatgcagtttagcatctaaccagaagtgcaaaaaaaagcagtaaaagtgcagagtattgtgcatattaaagtgaaaatgtaaatacataagatctgtacagtaagaaatatatatggaatattacagtattaacaggaattgtatgatataaggacgatgaatacactatgagcaggataaaaatataaatatgtataaatatgaatacactataggcgggataatacagtagtaaaaaaagtaacagttagtgcaaatgtacaaatgttcagtggttggaggagggggtgtggcagtccaagccagggtggagaggggggggggggtatagtcagtggagaaggTTCTCATCAATGCAGATGCCAAGATAATTATAGTAGATATATAactaatgtaaatatatatattatttgtctCCTAGAACTTTAAGCAAAACAGCCTCTAGCTCTAAATAATTACCATAAACATTTCTATTattcacacaaaacattgcAACAGACGACGATCTTTGTTAATGTATTTGCAGGTGTATCATTCAGCACATTTGTGCATATTTGAGCAaacaaagtcttttttttattgaaagccTAACTTCCATGTGCTTGTGTATTGTTTGTTAATTTCCCTCACAGTTTACCACAGGGTTGAGATGAGAACCAAGATGCGGATCATGGGCTTTCGGGGCTCCACCATTAAGCCGCTGAATGAGGACAAGGCTGTGGAGCTGGGCGCAGAGTTGCTGGGAGAggccttcatcttcctcatcggCACTGGATGCATAGTGCTGGAGTACAGCAGGCAGGCCGCTAATTCCCGCagcaaagaggaggagctgactGAGACCATCACAACCACGAGGATGATCATGTTAACCGAGGTCAAAACAGATGAATTTAgatcatataaaataaaataaaaagtgtaagAAGCAAGAAGTGAAAAAGctgctgtgttttaaaaaactacATTACACACAATGCCTTTAAGGTAAACATCACACGACTTCCAGAGTGATCCAAGTTCCgaagaaataaattatataaattataaattagaGCCTGTGttggatttaataaaaaaaacaatctggttttctcttttaattcaaggtaaataaactttttttctttttaactctCTCTTTACCTTTTGACTCTTTTCTCAAATGTCTTTGTAGCGTGAGAGAAAGCAGGGATATTGATAGTTGCCACAACGCCACCTGGGGAGTTTCACCTCCaggaatattaatatatactaCGTGCGACAGCACAGGTTCTTGGATTCACTGGGGCAAGAGAAGTGTTTAAATTAATAGAGAATTactttaataaatcaaatacatATTACCAAAGACACAATaagcacacaaaaacacaccaaaCACTTGAATTAAAATACTTACAAAAGGGGGAGGGATTAATAAAGCCGACCACCCGTGACACAGCAAACCAAACAAAACGGGTCGTGAAGAACTCCCACCACCAGGAATTGGGTCGCAGCCTCCGGGCCACAGCACCtaccaacaataaaaaaattaaaacaagtcaaggttttaaaacaagttaaacaaacaaaaatcaaaaataacCTGCATACAAAACTATCTAAACACAATATAAATGGGGTTAAGACGTAACTTTAAAATACGGGCGTCCCCCCGACGTGTTCCCTCCAGGTGCCGTGAAGGTGTAGCGTGGAGTCAGTGGAGACAAAGATATTTATAATAGTGAGCAGGTCCTTAGGCTGAGCCAGGCAGTCTTTATACCACTCCTCCTTGCCTTGTTTCAGTCATCCAGACACTTGAAGTGTCAGGCCAAAGCAGCGTCTCAGCAACCCGGAGGGAGGGGTCTCCCAAATTGTAACCGATTCTATAGCCCAGCTGTAGATTTGCATATTGCGTCAGCATTCACTTTGAAACTAGCAGCttagtcattaataggttttaataatatcttctaacactgtgcgtgtatcatcagatcgctgcagtgaacgggactgagccagagaacgcacagagcacagagcgcactggagatcacttataagaaatgaggaaactttccaaatcatatctcagaggaggtgaggatccactgat from Limanda limanda chromosome 6, fLimLim1.1, whole genome shotgun sequence includes the following:
- the LOC133003012 gene encoding optic atrophy 3 protein homolog, producing MVVGAFPIAKLLYLGVRQMSKPVANRIKAGARRSEFFKSYICLPPAQIYHRVEMRTKMRIMGFRGSTIKPLNEDKAVELGAELLGEAFIFLIGTGCIVLEYSRQAANSRSKEEELTETITTTRMIMLTEVKTDEFRSYKIK